A single window of Microbispora hainanensis DNA harbors:
- a CDS encoding potassium/proton antiporter: protein MGLNVWLLLSAVVVIAAIASVRIAHRTGLPSLLLYLGLGLLLGEGGPIGINFDNAQMAQQLGLVALAVILAEGGLTTNWKHVRDAVPTALVLATVGIAVSVVVLAAGVAVLLGMEWRMALLLGAFLASTDAAAVFSVLRRLPLPPRLAGILEAESGFNDAPTVILVIMLSAGSSFELSLPHILLDTTVELVIGAAVGLAVGPAGVYALRRVALPASGLYPIAVLALAFITYSGATLLHGSGFLAVYLTTLVLGNARLPHRAATRGFAEGAAWLAQIGLFVMLGMLADPGELPGVLVPAVVSGLLLVLVARPASVVVSAAIARLLRLGALSWREQVFLSWAGLRGAVPIVLAAIPWAAGLPGAKGLFNDVFIIVIVFTILQGPTLPYLARLLGLAAEGEARDLDVEAAPLEELNAELLQVRIPPGSLMHGVEIFELRLPANAMVTLVVRNGQSFVPTPTTRLLAGDQLLVVTTAAQRETVERRLRAVSRRGKLAGWYGERGG, encoded by the coding sequence ATCGGTCTGAACGTCTGGCTGCTCCTGTCCGCCGTCGTCGTCATCGCGGCCATCGCGTCCGTACGGATCGCGCATCGCACCGGCCTTCCCTCGCTGCTCCTCTATCTCGGCCTCGGGCTGCTGCTCGGCGAGGGCGGCCCCATCGGCATCAACTTCGACAACGCCCAGATGGCCCAGCAACTCGGCCTGGTCGCGCTCGCCGTGATCCTCGCCGAGGGTGGTCTCACCACCAACTGGAAACACGTACGCGACGCCGTCCCGACGGCGCTCGTGCTCGCCACGGTCGGAATCGCGGTCAGCGTCGTCGTGCTCGCGGCGGGCGTCGCCGTCCTGCTCGGCATGGAATGGCGCATGGCGCTGCTGCTGGGCGCGTTCCTGGCGTCGACCGACGCGGCGGCCGTGTTCTCCGTGCTGAGACGGCTGCCGCTGCCGCCCCGGCTCGCCGGAATTCTGGAGGCCGAGTCGGGCTTCAATGACGCCCCGACCGTCATCCTCGTGATCATGCTGAGCGCGGGCTCGTCGTTCGAGCTCTCGCTGCCGCACATCCTGCTGGACACCACCGTCGAGCTCGTCATCGGCGCGGCCGTCGGTCTCGCCGTGGGCCCGGCGGGGGTGTACGCGCTGCGCCGGGTCGCGCTGCCCGCCTCCGGCCTCTACCCGATCGCGGTGCTGGCACTGGCGTTCATCACCTACAGCGGGGCGACCCTGCTGCACGGCAGCGGGTTCCTCGCGGTCTACCTGACCACGCTGGTCCTGGGCAACGCCAGGCTCCCCCACCGCGCCGCCACGCGCGGCTTCGCGGAGGGCGCCGCCTGGCTCGCCCAGATCGGGCTGTTCGTCATGCTCGGCATGCTCGCGGACCCGGGCGAACTGCCGGGTGTGCTCGTCCCAGCCGTGGTGTCGGGCCTGCTGCTGGTCCTGGTCGCCCGGCCGGCGTCCGTGGTGGTGTCCGCGGCGATCGCCCGGCTCCTGCGCCTCGGTGCGCTGTCGTGGCGCGAGCAGGTGTTCCTGTCGTGGGCCGGGCTGCGCGGTGCGGTGCCCATCGTGCTGGCCGCGATCCCCTGGGCCGCCGGGCTGCCGGGGGCGAAGGGCCTGTTCAACGACGTGTTCATCATCGTCATCGTGTTCACGATCCTCCAGGGGCCCACGCTGCCGTACCTCGCCAGGCTGCTCGGCCTGGCGGCGGAGGGCGAGGCCCGCGACCTCGACGTGGAGGCCGCGCCACTGGAAGAGCTGAACGCCGAGCTGCTGCAGGTCCGCATCCCGCCCGGCTCGCTCATGCACGGTGTGGAGATCTTCGAGCTCCGGCTGCCCGCGAACGCCATGGTCACCCTCGTCGTACGGAACGGGCAGTCGTTCGTGCCCACGCCGACGACGCGGCTGCTGGCGGGCGACCAGCTCCTCGTGGTCACCACGGCCGCCCAGCGGGAGACGGTCGAACGCCGCCTGCGCGCCGTCAGCCGCCGCGGCAAGCTGGCCGGCTGGTACGGCGAACGCGGCGGCTGA
- a CDS encoding S-methyl-5'-thioadenosine phosphorylase: protein MVNRADIGVIGGSGFYSLLEDAEEIDITTPYGPPSDTITVGRIGDRTVAFVPRHGRGHTFPPHRIPYRANMWALRSLGVRQVLAPSAVGSLRPEIGPGALVIPDQLVDRTQGREQTYYDAGGAVHVSFSDPYCPSGRAAAVATARETGWDTVDGGTLVVVQGPRFSTRAESKWFAGAGWSIIGMTGHPEAVLARELALCYTTLALVTDHDAGVEAGEGVTHEEVLAFFAANVERMRTLVAQVVEALPEERICPCGNALDGIKLPIELP from the coding sequence ATGGTCAATCGCGCAGACATCGGGGTCATCGGCGGCTCGGGGTTCTACTCCCTGCTTGAGGACGCCGAAGAGATCGACATCACGACGCCGTACGGCCCGCCGAGTGACACGATCACCGTGGGCCGCATCGGCGACCGAACCGTCGCGTTCGTCCCCCGGCACGGCCGCGGCCACACCTTCCCTCCCCACCGCATCCCTTATCGGGCGAACATGTGGGCCCTTCGCTCCCTCGGCGTACGCCAGGTGCTCGCGCCCAGCGCGGTCGGGTCCCTGCGCCCGGAGATCGGCCCGGGCGCCCTCGTGATCCCCGACCAGCTCGTGGACCGCACGCAGGGCCGCGAGCAGACCTACTACGACGCGGGCGGGGCGGTCCACGTGTCGTTCTCCGACCCCTACTGCCCCTCCGGCCGGGCGGCCGCCGTGGCCACTGCCCGCGAGACGGGCTGGGACACGGTCGACGGCGGCACTCTGGTCGTGGTCCAGGGGCCCCGGTTCTCCACCCGGGCCGAGTCGAAGTGGTTCGCGGGGGCGGGCTGGTCGATCATCGGCATGACCGGGCACCCCGAGGCCGTGCTCGCCCGCGAACTCGCCCTCTGCTACACGACCCTCGCCCTCGTGACCGACCACGACGCCGGTGTGGAGGCCGGTGAGGGGGTCACCCACGAGGAAGTGCTGGCCTTCTTCGCCGCCAACGTGGAGCGGATGCGCACGCTTGTCGCGCAGGTCGTCGAGGCCCTTCCGGAGGAGCGCATCTGCCCCTGCGGCAACGCCCTCGACGGGATCAAGCTGCCGATCGAGCTCCCCTGA
- a CDS encoding site-specific integrase, whose translation MKSKTFRTKELANSFLSDLRRAAKDGEAFDIATGLPESMMEPPSDLGPTVLSFAQEYVARRWKASAARTRETDTYALMALVPAFVKDLPGKPDDAELREVLRDHALLPADRRAELPRNRAAVLRWLETASLPLADLQEAGVLRRGLDAISVTFAGKKAAANTVLRKREVLNHLLELAVEEKVLPSNPLREIKWTPPKSTEAVDPRTVVNPRQAGALLAAVSYVGRSRGPRMMALYACMYYAALRPEEAAGLRRENCQLPDEGWGMLTLEKARPQANKRYTDSGEAHDERGLKHRAERETRPIPIPPVLVAILREHIKRYGVADDGRLFRTAKGRGPSSQRCNSRLISSIARPGTAGLRR comes from the coding sequence GTGAAGTCCAAGACCTTCCGGACCAAGGAGCTGGCGAACAGCTTCCTGAGTGACCTGCGGCGGGCGGCGAAGGACGGCGAGGCGTTCGACATCGCGACCGGCCTCCCTGAGTCGATGATGGAGCCTCCGTCCGACCTCGGCCCAACCGTCTTGAGCTTCGCTCAGGAGTACGTGGCGCGACGATGGAAGGCATCGGCCGCGCGTACTCGGGAGACTGACACGTATGCCCTGATGGCTCTCGTCCCTGCCTTCGTCAAGGACCTGCCGGGTAAGCCTGACGACGCGGAACTGCGCGAGGTGCTGCGGGATCACGCCCTGCTCCCGGCAGACCGGCGCGCGGAGCTGCCCAGAAACCGGGCGGCCGTCCTGCGCTGGCTGGAAACCGCGTCGCTTCCGCTGGCCGACCTGCAAGAGGCCGGCGTTCTCCGGCGTGGCCTCGATGCAATCTCCGTGACCTTCGCCGGTAAGAAGGCGGCGGCGAACACCGTCCTGCGTAAGCGAGAGGTCCTCAATCACCTCCTGGAGCTCGCCGTTGAGGAGAAGGTCTTGCCCTCCAACCCGCTGCGCGAGATCAAGTGGACTCCGCCCAAGTCGACGGAAGCCGTCGACCCTCGGACGGTGGTCAACCCTCGTCAGGCGGGGGCGCTGCTCGCCGCGGTGAGCTACGTCGGCCGCTCGCGCGGGCCGCGCATGATGGCTCTATACGCGTGCATGTACTACGCCGCGCTGCGCCCTGAGGAAGCCGCGGGCCTCCGGCGGGAGAATTGCCAGTTGCCCGATGAGGGCTGGGGCATGCTGACGCTGGAGAAGGCGCGGCCACAGGCGAACAAGCGCTATACCGACTCGGGGGAGGCACACGACGAGCGTGGCCTTAAGCATCGGGCCGAGCGGGAAACCCGCCCGATCCCGATCCCGCCGGTCCTGGTGGCGATCCTCAGAGAGCACATCAAGCGGTACGGCGTGGCCGACGATGGCCGGCTGTTCCGCACCGCCAAGGGCCGGGGTCCGTCCAGTCAACGGTGTAACTCGCGGCTGATTTCTTCTATCGCGAGGCCGGGGACAGCCGGCCTTCGAAGGTGA
- a CDS encoding IS256 family transposase, with amino-acid sequence MTTVIQASEATNDLEDAAVARKKPQASEQELVAKLVEQARADGLELVGDNGLLGRLTKLVLESALEGELTDHLGYDKHERGASQTGNARNGTRTKTVITDVGPVEIDVPRDRDASFEPKIVAKRQRRLSGVDEMVISLAAKGLTTGEISAHLAEVYGAQVSKQTISTITDKVIEGMTEWQNRPLDPVYPVVFIDAIHVKIRDGQVANRPIYVALAVTVDGERDILGLWAGDGGEGAKFWLHVLTEIKNRGAGDALMVVCDGLKGLPQAIEQVWPQAVVQTCVVHLLRASFRYAARQHWDAIAKALRPVYTAPTEAAALERFMEFAEAWGSRYPAIVKLWEDAWAEFVPFLNFDAEIRRVICSTNAIESVNARIRRAVKARGHFPNEQAALKCVYMAIMSLDPTGKGRKRWVTRWKAALNAFAITFEGRLSPASR; translated from the coding sequence ATGACTACTGTGATCCAGGCATCGGAAGCGACGAATGACCTGGAGGACGCCGCGGTGGCGCGTAAGAAGCCGCAGGCCTCAGAGCAGGAACTGGTGGCCAAGCTGGTCGAGCAGGCCCGCGCTGATGGCCTGGAGCTGGTCGGCGACAACGGGCTGCTGGGCCGGCTGACCAAGCTGGTGCTGGAGTCCGCCTTGGAAGGCGAACTCACCGACCATCTCGGCTACGACAAGCACGAACGCGGCGCGAGCCAGACGGGCAACGCCCGGAACGGCACCCGTACCAAGACGGTGATCACCGACGTCGGGCCCGTCGAGATCGATGTGCCGCGGGACCGGGACGCCAGCTTCGAGCCGAAGATCGTGGCCAAGCGGCAGCGGCGCCTGTCCGGCGTCGATGAGATGGTCATCTCGCTCGCTGCCAAGGGCCTGACCACGGGCGAGATCTCCGCGCACCTGGCCGAGGTGTACGGCGCGCAGGTATCCAAGCAGACCATCTCCACCATCACCGACAAGGTGATCGAGGGCATGACCGAGTGGCAGAACCGGCCGCTCGACCCCGTCTACCCGGTGGTGTTCATCGACGCGATCCACGTGAAGATCCGCGATGGTCAGGTCGCCAATCGGCCCATCTACGTCGCCCTGGCTGTGACGGTCGACGGCGAACGCGACATCCTCGGCCTGTGGGCCGGTGACGGCGGTGAGGGCGCCAAGTTCTGGCTGCACGTGCTGACCGAGATCAAGAACCGCGGTGCGGGTGATGCGCTGATGGTGGTCTGCGACGGGCTCAAGGGCCTGCCGCAGGCGATCGAGCAGGTCTGGCCCCAGGCGGTGGTGCAGACCTGTGTGGTGCACCTGCTGCGCGCCAGCTTCCGGTACGCCGCCCGCCAGCACTGGGACGCGATCGCCAAAGCGCTGCGGCCTGTTTACACAGCCCCGACCGAGGCGGCGGCGCTGGAGCGGTTCATGGAGTTCGCCGAGGCCTGGGGCAGCCGGTATCCGGCGATCGTGAAGCTGTGGGAGGACGCCTGGGCCGAGTTCGTGCCCTTCCTCAACTTCGATGCCGAGATCCGCCGGGTGATCTGCTCGACGAACGCGATCGAGTCGGTCAACGCCCGCATCCGCCGGGCGGTCAAGGCCCGCGGCCACTTCCCCAACGAGCAGGCCGCGCTCAAGTGCGTCTACATGGCGATCATGAGTCTCGACCCCACGGGCAAGGGCCGCAAACGCTGGGTCACCCGCTGGAAGGCCGCCCTCAACGCCTTCGCCATCACCTTCGAAGGCCGGCTGTCCCCGGCCTCGCGATAG
- a CDS encoding 5-formyltetrahydrofolate cyclo-ligase translates to MNLRRRILRGRSELDPGTLRESSAAIRELLLDQPWVQMAGLVACYWSTGTEPATQGLILALWKHGATVMLPVQRPDGDLDWAVYDGPDSLVPGPYGIMEPVDVRRGVDAIRTAALVIAPALAVDRVTGVRLGRGGGFYDRALARVGPNVPTVALLHEGELLEGVPAEPHDQRVRFAALPSGIARLVQI, encoded by the coding sequence ATGAACCTGCGTCGGCGTATATTGCGCGGCCGCTCGGAGCTCGATCCCGGGACGTTGCGCGAGTCGTCGGCGGCCATCAGGGAGTTACTCCTCGACCAGCCGTGGGTGCAGATGGCGGGCCTGGTGGCCTGCTACTGGTCGACGGGCACCGAGCCGGCCACGCAGGGACTGATCCTGGCCCTGTGGAAGCACGGCGCCACGGTGATGCTGCCGGTGCAGCGCCCGGACGGCGACCTCGACTGGGCGGTGTACGACGGGCCCGACTCCCTGGTCCCCGGTCCGTACGGAATCATGGAGCCGGTGGACGTCCGGCGCGGCGTCGACGCGATCCGCACCGCCGCGCTGGTGATCGCGCCGGCCCTCGCCGTCGACCGGGTGACCGGCGTACGGCTCGGCCGCGGCGGCGGGTTCTACGACCGGGCGCTCGCCCGCGTCGGGCCGAATGTGCCAACGGTGGCGCTCCTGCACGAGGGCGAGTTGCTGGAGGGGGTTCCCGCCGAGCCGCATGACCAGCGCGTCCGCTTTGCTGCTCTTCCCAGCGGAATCGCCCGCTTGGTACAGATATGA
- the galU gene encoding UTP--glucose-1-phosphate uridylyltransferase GalU, whose product MADFDPVTKAVVPAAGLGTRFLPATKATPKEMLPIVDKPAIQYVVEEAVSAGLLDVLMVTGRNKRSIEDHFDVAYELEDALRAKGDEERLNQVKEPVDLATMHYVRQGEPKGLGHAVLCAKQHVGHEPFACLLGDDIIDPRDPLLKRMIEARATYGGSVIALMEVPREQISLYGAAAIEPTDEDDVVRVTDLVEKPPADEAPSNWAVIGRYVIDPAVFDVLERTPPGRGGEIQLTDALRTLASMGPEEGGPVHGVLFRGRRYDTGNKLEYLQTVVQFAANRDDLAPEFLPWLREFLDKSGQ is encoded by the coding sequence ATGGCTGACTTCGATCCCGTGACCAAAGCCGTCGTGCCCGCCGCGGGTCTCGGCACCCGCTTCCTTCCCGCCACGAAGGCGACCCCCAAGGAGATGCTGCCCATCGTCGACAAGCCGGCCATCCAATACGTGGTGGAGGAGGCCGTCTCCGCCGGACTGCTGGACGTCCTCATGGTGACCGGCCGCAACAAGCGTTCGATCGAGGACCACTTCGACGTAGCGTACGAGCTTGAGGACGCTCTTCGCGCGAAGGGCGACGAAGAGCGGCTCAACCAGGTCAAGGAGCCCGTCGATCTCGCCACCATGCACTACGTGCGGCAGGGCGAGCCGAAGGGTCTCGGCCACGCCGTCCTGTGCGCCAAGCAGCACGTCGGCCACGAGCCGTTCGCCTGTCTGCTCGGCGACGACATCATCGACCCCCGCGACCCGCTGCTCAAGCGCATGATCGAGGCGCGCGCGACCTACGGCGGCAGCGTCATCGCGCTGATGGAGGTGCCGCGCGAGCAGATCTCCCTGTACGGCGCCGCCGCCATCGAACCGACCGACGAGGACGACGTCGTCCGCGTCACGGACCTCGTGGAGAAGCCCCCGGCCGACGAGGCGCCCTCCAACTGGGCCGTCATCGGCCGTTATGTGATCGACCCCGCCGTGTTCGACGTGCTGGAGCGCACCCCGCCGGGACGCGGCGGCGAGATCCAGCTCACCGACGCCCTGCGCACCCTTGCATCGATGGGCCCGGAGGAGGGCGGTCCGGTGCACGGCGTGTTGTTCCGCGGCCGTCGTTACGACACCGGCAACAAGCTGGAGTATCTGCAGACCGTGGTGCAGTTCGCCGCGAACCGGGACGACCTCGCCCCCGAGTTCCTGCCGTGGCTGCGGGAGTTCCTGGACAAGTCCGGACAGTGA
- a CDS encoding M15 family metallopeptidase yields the protein MSSPRSARLIAVVTAMTSLTVSAPYGTAAPALADTTTAKVRTASAGESVMTLDKEPTTLTELRREAQKAYKSIEDANRALVARQKKFGTVEKALAAKLESLQQATAELNKMRKPLSDLASSMYQDPSLDGLSPFFRAGNGTETLRRIADLDHIVAGRNNVLGDAVKLLERQQRLAEEAQELRAASLLQEAQLSAQVAALRKRSSSLVRSLTKALIKLGVKISSKGAGGCDPTRIGQAEQYPNGLLPQTILCPLPQAGEELRADAAIAFADLNIAYKKRFGTSMCISDSYRSLSEQQSIYYRRPGFAATPGKSNHGLGLAVDLCGGVQNFRSVQFNWLEANSKRYGWIHPDWSYHSPFEPWHWEYDPQLGAKL from the coding sequence GTGTCATCTCCTCGATCAGCCAGGCTGATCGCGGTCGTCACGGCGATGACTTCGCTGACCGTCTCCGCACCGTACGGCACGGCCGCGCCGGCCTTGGCCGACACCACGACCGCGAAGGTCCGTACGGCGTCCGCGGGGGAAAGCGTAATGACGCTCGACAAGGAGCCCACCACGCTGACCGAGCTGCGGCGGGAGGCTCAGAAGGCGTACAAGTCGATCGAGGACGCGAACCGGGCACTGGTGGCGCGGCAGAAGAAGTTCGGCACCGTCGAGAAGGCGCTGGCGGCCAAGTTGGAGAGTCTCCAGCAGGCCACGGCGGAGCTCAACAAGATGCGCAAGCCGCTGTCGGACCTCGCCTCGTCGATGTATCAGGACCCCTCGCTCGACGGGCTCAGCCCGTTCTTCAGGGCGGGGAACGGCACGGAGACGCTCCGGAGGATCGCCGACCTCGACCACATCGTCGCCGGACGGAACAACGTGCTCGGCGACGCGGTGAAGCTCTTGGAACGGCAGCAGCGGCTCGCAGAGGAGGCGCAGGAGCTCCGGGCGGCCAGCCTCCTGCAGGAGGCGCAGCTGAGCGCGCAGGTCGCCGCGTTGCGCAAACGCTCCAGCTCGCTGGTGCGGTCGCTGACCAAGGCGCTGATCAAACTCGGTGTGAAGATCAGCAGCAAGGGGGCGGGCGGCTGCGACCCGACCAGGATCGGCCAGGCGGAGCAGTACCCGAACGGCCTGCTGCCCCAGACCATCCTGTGCCCCCTGCCGCAGGCCGGGGAGGAACTGCGGGCGGACGCGGCGATCGCCTTCGCCGATCTCAACATCGCTTACAAGAAGCGCTTCGGCACCTCGATGTGCATCTCGGACAGCTATCGCAGTCTGAGCGAGCAGCAGTCCATCTACTATCGGCGGCCCGGTTTCGCCGCCACTCCGGGCAAGAGCAACCACGGGCTGGGGCTCGCGGTCGACTTGTGCGGCGGGGTGCAGAACTTCCGGTCTGTCCAGTTCAACTGGCTGGAGGCCAACAGCAAGCGGTATGGCTGGATACACCCCGACTGGTCGTATCACAGCCCCTTCGAGCCCTGGCACTGGGAGTACGATCCCCAACTTGGCGCGAAACTCTGA
- a CDS encoding IS1634 family transposase: MSPYVRTVKTASGARAVQIVYSSRRGSREIEHIGSAHDDAELETLRAVARQRLAAGQQELDLGLDDGPMAGGPLEIVSSRMEHLWDALSRAYDTLGFAAAAGGDEVFRQLVLARVIEPTSKHDSLRVLGEAGIDAVSYATVKRRLPDYAAPQWRQALAGACAAHTRLGPASLVLYDVSTLYFETDAGDGFREPGFSKERRLDPQITIGLLTDSSGFPLMVTAFEGNKAETHTMLPVIEGFMAAHHLPDVTIVADAGMISEANKQAIEAAGLSFILGMKIPEVPYVVKQWRREHPGTPIPDGHIFIQPWPSGSSRPRRDQMIYYQYRAERARRTLRGIDEQVAKAQRAVDGQAPVKRNRFIRLSGATKSVNTELVDKAKALAGLKGYITNLAACPDGTPITAEFVISSYHRLFEIEKSFRMSKHDLKARPIYHHKRESIDAHLTIVFAALAVGRWIEARTGWSIKKFVRTARRYRTVRIQAGNHVLTAADPLPTDLRNALKRIRSPEGAH; the protein is encoded by the coding sequence GTGTCTCCGTACGTGCGGACGGTGAAGACGGCCTCAGGCGCCCGGGCGGTGCAGATCGTCTACTCCTCCCGCCGCGGATCGCGGGAGATCGAGCACATCGGGTCGGCGCACGACGACGCCGAGTTGGAGACGCTCAGGGCGGTGGCGCGTCAGCGGCTGGCCGCCGGCCAGCAGGAACTGGACCTGGGGCTGGACGATGGGCCGATGGCGGGCGGGCCGCTGGAGATCGTCAGCTCGCGGATGGAACACCTGTGGGACGCGCTGTCCCGCGCCTACGACACGCTGGGGTTTGCTGCCGCGGCCGGGGGCGATGAGGTGTTCCGGCAGCTGGTGCTCGCGCGGGTGATCGAACCGACGAGCAAGCACGACAGCCTGCGCGTGCTCGGCGAGGCCGGGATCGATGCGGTGTCGTATGCCACGGTGAAGCGCCGCCTGCCGGACTACGCCGCACCGCAGTGGCGCCAGGCCCTGGCCGGTGCATGCGCGGCCCACACCCGCCTCGGGCCGGCCAGCCTGGTCCTCTACGACGTGTCAACCTTGTACTTCGAGACCGACGCCGGGGATGGGTTCCGCGAGCCGGGCTTTTCCAAGGAACGCCGCCTGGACCCGCAGATCACGATCGGGCTGCTCACCGACTCCTCCGGGTTCCCGCTCATGGTGACCGCCTTCGAGGGCAACAAGGCCGAGACCCACACCATGCTCCCGGTGATCGAAGGGTTCATGGCGGCCCACCACCTGCCGGACGTCACGATCGTGGCCGACGCCGGGATGATCTCCGAGGCGAACAAGCAGGCCATCGAAGCCGCTGGGCTGTCGTTCATCCTCGGCATGAAGATCCCCGAGGTGCCGTATGTGGTCAAGCAGTGGCGGCGCGAGCACCCCGGCACCCCGATCCCCGACGGGCACATCTTCATCCAGCCCTGGCCGTCGGGATCGAGCCGGCCCCGCCGCGACCAGATGATCTACTACCAGTACCGGGCAGAGCGGGCCCGGCGCACCCTGCGCGGCATCGACGAGCAGGTCGCCAAGGCCCAGCGCGCCGTCGACGGGCAGGCGCCGGTCAAGCGCAACCGGTTCATCAGGCTGTCCGGCGCTACCAAGAGCGTCAACACCGAGCTGGTGGACAAGGCCAAGGCCCTGGCCGGGCTCAAGGGCTACATCACCAATCTCGCCGCCTGCCCGGACGGGACGCCCATCACCGCCGAGTTCGTCATCAGCTCCTACCATCGGCTGTTCGAGATCGAAAAGTCCTTCCGGATGAGCAAGCACGACCTCAAAGCACGGCCGATCTACCACCACAAACGCGAGTCCATCGACGCGCACCTGACGATCGTGTTCGCCGCCCTGGCGGTCGGCCGGTGGATCGAGGCACGGACCGGATGGTCGATCAAGAAGTTCGTCCGCACCGCCCGCCGCTATCGCACCGTCCGAATCCAAGCCGGCAACCACGTCCTGACCGCCGCCGACCCTCTGCCCACCGACCTACGCAACGCCCTCAAGCGGATCCGCAGCCCCGAAGGTGCGCACTAA
- a CDS encoding SAF domain-containing protein — protein sequence MRDLKRLRTRRRRPIAAVLAGLAVACVLLAVRTPDGVEVLAAARDLPGGRLAAADVVVVRLPPDAVPAGAYAPGTPVSGRVLAGPLRRGELLTDARLLGSALFRQTLAGQAYGGQAGGGSGGGDPADGGSASGSAADSDSADVGSAGGGPAAAPGAPDPQADASAARAGTPAIEPGLVATPVRMADPDAARLLSPGDVIDVLAAFEDGPFQARTVAREVRVIARPPGRTDGGALLVLATTPAQAAQLAQAQAQGRLSMTIHPH from the coding sequence ATGCGTGATCTGAAGCGGCTGAGGACGCGCCGTCGCCGTCCGATCGCCGCCGTCCTCGCCGGTCTGGCGGTGGCCTGCGTGCTGCTGGCCGTCCGCACCCCTGACGGGGTGGAGGTCCTCGCCGCCGCCCGCGATCTCCCCGGAGGCCGTCTGGCAGCCGCCGACGTCGTGGTCGTACGGCTCCCGCCCGATGCGGTGCCCGCCGGGGCGTACGCGCCGGGCACCCCGGTCTCGGGCCGCGTGCTCGCCGGTCCATTGCGTCGAGGCGAGCTCCTCACCGACGCCCGGCTGCTCGGCTCGGCCCTGTTCCGCCAGACCCTGGCCGGGCAGGCGTACGGCGGCCAAGCCGGCGGCGGCTCGGGCGGCGGCGACCCGGCCGACGGTGGTTCAGCCAGTGGCAGCGCGGCCGACAGTGATTCGGCGGACGTCGGCTCAGCCGGCGGCGGCCCGGCCGCGGCACCAGGGGCGCCGGACCCGCAAGCCGATGCGTCGGCTGCGCGAGCGGGAACGCCAGCCATCGAACCGGGTCTGGTCGCGACGCCGGTCAGGATGGCCGATCCCGACGCCGCCCGCCTGCTGTCGCCGGGAGACGTGATCGACGTCCTGGCGGCCTTCGAGGACGGGCCTTTCCAGGCCCGGACCGTCGCCCGGGAGGTGCGGGTGATCGCCCGGCCACCCGGCCGTACGGACGGCGGCGCGCTGCTGGTGCTGGCCACGACCCCGGCGCAGGCGGCCCAGCTCGCCCAAGCCCAGGCACAGGGCAGGCTGTCGATGACCATCCACCCGCACTGA
- a CDS encoding FmdB family zinc ribbon protein → MPTYQYACTACGEQLEAVQKFSDDPLTECPACQGKLRKVFSAVGIVFKGSGFYRTDSRSSSSSTTTATTTTTSSKSSGDSGKKEPATSTSSSSSSSSSASSSSTSSSGSTAAA, encoded by the coding sequence GTGCCTACCTACCAGTACGCCTGTACCGCTTGCGGTGAGCAGCTGGAGGCCGTCCAGAAGTTCTCTGACGACCCGCTCACGGAGTGCCCAGCCTGCCAGGGCAAGCTGCGCAAGGTCTTCTCCGCGGTTGGCATCGTGTTCAAGGGCTCCGGGTTCTATCGGACCGACAGCCGTTCTTCGAGCTCGTCCACGACCACGGCCACCACGACGACGACGTCCTCGAAGTCGTCCGGCGACTCCGGCAAGAAGGAGCCCGCGACCTCCACGAGCTCGTCTTCGTCCTCGTCGTCGAGCGCCTCCTCGTCGAGCACGTCGTCGTCCGGTTCGACCGCCGCCGCCTGA